One stretch of Priestia megaterium DNA includes these proteins:
- a CDS encoding GNAT family N-acetyltransferase, whose protein sequence is MDNTVNVALTFYSEAYESSIHSYTLPEEQLIYTALPAESLAKCEQEKDRTPVLILAENKLAGFFVLDAGEAVKEYTKSSGALLIRSYSIHPDYQGKGVGKKSLKFLPAFINHHFPTKNEVVLGVNYKNTTAQHLYIRSGFVDTNRHIFGSQGKQFVYQMDIKKA, encoded by the coding sequence ATGGATAATACAGTAAACGTAGCACTAACGTTTTATAGTGAAGCCTACGAGTCATCTATACATAGCTATACGCTGCCTGAAGAGCAGCTTATTTATACGGCACTTCCCGCTGAATCCTTAGCTAAGTGTGAGCAGGAAAAGGACAGAACGCCCGTTTTGATTTTGGCAGAAAACAAACTAGCCGGCTTTTTCGTGCTCGACGCAGGGGAAGCCGTTAAAGAATATACCAAAAGCTCCGGCGCGCTTTTAATACGGTCGTATTCCATTCATCCTGATTATCAAGGAAAGGGAGTTGGCAAAAAGTCATTGAAATTTCTTCCTGCTTTTATCAACCATCACTTTCCGACTAAAAATGAAGTGGTGCTAGGGGTGAACTATAAAAACACGACCGCGCAGCACCTGTACATCCGAAGCGGCTTTGTGGATACAAACCGGCATATTTTTGGAAGCCAAGGAAAGCAGTTTGTTTATCAGATGGACATAAAAAAAGCTTGA
- a CDS encoding TetR/AcrR family transcriptional regulator, translating to MKKANARDKILETASRLFQLQGYHATGLNQIIKESGSPKGSLYYYFPKGKEELAIHAVQYTNKYVQVQIKESLNQSSDAAQAIQYFIEELSKQFEHEESIAGMPVGLLAGETALINEQLREVCYAAFQDWERLFREKMIESGFQEKQAGELAVVINCLIEGGILRSLTEKTSAPLQQIQQQIPVLIRK from the coding sequence GTGAAGAAAGCAAATGCGCGCGATAAGATTTTAGAAACAGCATCGCGGCTTTTTCAGCTGCAAGGCTATCATGCAACAGGATTAAATCAAATTATTAAAGAGAGTGGGTCGCCAAAAGGGTCTCTTTATTATTATTTCCCAAAAGGGAAAGAAGAACTGGCGATTCACGCTGTTCAATATACGAATAAATACGTCCAAGTTCAAATTAAAGAAAGCTTAAATCAATCTTCTGATGCAGCGCAGGCTATTCAGTATTTTATTGAAGAATTGTCCAAGCAGTTTGAACACGAAGAAAGTATTGCTGGTATGCCTGTTGGGCTGCTGGCTGGAGAAACGGCGCTTATTAATGAGCAGCTTCGCGAAGTCTGCTATGCAGCGTTTCAAGATTGGGAAAGACTTTTTAGAGAGAAAATGATAGAGAGCGGATTTCAAGAGAAGCAAGCAGGAGAGCTCGCAGTTGTAATTAACTGTCTGATAGAAGGCGGAATCTTGCGTTCGTTAACAGAGAAAACAAGCGCTCCTTTGCAGCAGATTCAGCAGCAGATTCCGGTTCTAATTCGTAAATGA
- a CDS encoding LysR family transcriptional regulator, with amino-acid sequence MEWQQLEYFNVVAQTEHFTKAAEQLSIAQPTLSRSISKLESELGVPLFERKGRQVILNRYGRLFYERTAKVLNEMEEAKRELSDLIHPHRGSISFAFLKSLGASSVPKLVHAFLQEYPNVQFQIFENATNIMLDQLQTGEIDFCMSSVTESRAGIQWEYLWKDELYAYVPDTHSFASRQVLSISELAHESFIALKKGYGSRTIFDQLFEEAEIVPNITFEGEEFLTVIGFVAAHLGVALLPEIKGVDLRGIKKIKLKEDTASRVIGIAWNKDKYLTPVAKKFQEFLIQYFKDHHTGGEL; translated from the coding sequence ATGGAATGGCAGCAGCTCGAATATTTTAATGTTGTAGCTCAAACGGAACATTTCACAAAGGCTGCGGAACAATTATCAATCGCACAGCCTACGCTCAGCCGCTCAATTTCTAAATTAGAATCAGAGCTTGGCGTGCCGCTATTTGAACGAAAAGGAAGACAAGTCATTTTAAATCGATACGGACGGCTTTTTTACGAACGAACGGCTAAAGTATTAAACGAAATGGAAGAAGCTAAACGTGAGCTTTCAGATTTGATCCACCCTCACCGCGGCAGTATTTCGTTTGCTTTTTTAAAATCATTAGGCGCTTCGTCTGTCCCAAAACTAGTTCATGCTTTTTTACAAGAGTATCCGAACGTTCAATTTCAAATTTTTGAGAACGCCACGAACATCATGCTCGATCAGCTTCAAACGGGGGAAATTGATTTTTGTATGTCTTCCGTAACGGAATCTAGGGCAGGAATTCAGTGGGAATATTTATGGAAAGACGAGCTGTACGCGTATGTCCCTGATACGCATTCTTTTGCCTCAAGGCAAGTGCTTTCGATTTCAGAGTTGGCTCATGAATCGTTTATCGCGTTAAAAAAAGGATACGGAAGCCGAACAATTTTTGATCAGCTGTTTGAAGAAGCCGAAATTGTGCCAAATATTACGTTTGAAGGAGAAGAATTTTTGACGGTGATTGGTTTTGTAGCGGCTCATTTAGGGGTTGCTTTGCTTCCTGAAATAAAGGGAGTGGACTTGCGAGGCATTAAAAAAATAAAGCTCAAAGAAGACACAGCTTCAAGGGTAATTGGGATTGCGTGGAACAAGGATAAATATTTAACTCCTGTTGCGAAGAAGTTCCAGGAATTTTTAATTCAGTATTTCAAAGACCATCATACGGGGGGAGAACTATGA
- a CDS encoding poly-gamma-glutamate hydrolase family protein: MNRLFKWSTSILLCLMYCFVIPLPSYASGDSYSSYAELQQHEILHQDYDIRYEQRFSYLSIMAIHGGGIEPGTSEVAKELADRFSASYYLFEGIKSSNNGVLHITSENFDEPTARGMAQQSMSVLTIHGYSGSQPIVYVGGKNQLYKELVKQALRKNGFTVRDALSDIAGTSEQNIVNDNLLKSGVQLELTAELRKSFFINHDWSRNNRMNVTPLFHTFVSSLQEASSSYQTFLYLQIH; the protein is encoded by the coding sequence ATGAACCGTTTATTCAAATGGAGTACGAGCATTTTGCTATGTTTGATGTACTGCTTTGTGATTCCCCTTCCCTCTTATGCAAGCGGTGACTCTTACTCTTCCTATGCAGAACTGCAGCAGCACGAGATTCTCCATCAAGACTACGATATTCGCTACGAACAGCGCTTTAGCTATTTATCCATTATGGCCATTCACGGCGGAGGAATTGAACCAGGTACATCAGAAGTTGCCAAAGAACTCGCCGATCGCTTTTCCGCTTCTTATTATTTATTCGAAGGCATCAAATCAAGCAACAACGGAGTTCTGCACATAACCTCAGAAAACTTTGACGAACCCACTGCTAGAGGAATGGCTCAGCAAAGCATGTCCGTTTTGACGATTCACGGCTATAGCGGCAGCCAGCCTATCGTATATGTAGGCGGAAAAAATCAGCTTTATAAAGAGCTGGTGAAGCAAGCGCTGCGCAAAAACGGCTTTACAGTCCGTGACGCTCTTTCTGACATAGCTGGAACAAGCGAACAAAATATTGTAAATGATAATCTGCTAAAATCCGGAGTGCAGCTTGAACTTACAGCCGAACTAAGAAAATCTTTTTTTATAAACCACGACTGGTCGAGAAACAACCGCATGAATGTAACGCCGCTTTTTCATACATTCGTATCTTCCTTACAAGAAGCCTCTTCTTCCTATCAAACTTTTCTTTACCTACAGATTCACTAA
- a CDS encoding sulfite exporter TauE/SafE family protein, with amino-acid sequence MDVSIVLTMLAVGLILGFVGAGGSGFIISILTLLYGVSVHVALATALTAMIFSSLSGAVSHYREGNVSLKSGISVGILGALGAWIGSNLSSFIPEGELKWLTAGMLLLSGVLLWLRMFLFSRQQKERTIPTGAKFVVYSLLIGLITGALSGMFGIGSTPFIQLGLMMVLGLSIRQSAGTTMLVIIPIAIGGGMGYYQQGFLDIPLLIQVVVGTMVGSYIGAKFTNRVPAPVLKTSLVALPIFSSFLLVI; translated from the coding sequence ATGGATGTTTCAATTGTTTTAACAATGTTAGCCGTCGGACTGATCTTAGGGTTTGTCGGAGCAGGCGGATCAGGTTTTATTATTTCAATTTTAACGCTGCTGTACGGCGTATCTGTACACGTTGCACTCGCAACGGCTCTTACCGCAATGATTTTCTCTTCTTTATCTGGCGCAGTCAGTCATTACCGCGAAGGTAACGTATCTTTAAAATCCGGTATCTCTGTTGGTATCCTCGGTGCATTAGGCGCTTGGATTGGGTCTAACCTTTCATCCTTTATCCCAGAAGGCGAGCTAAAATGGCTCACAGCCGGTATGCTTTTATTATCTGGCGTTTTACTTTGGCTGCGAATGTTTTTATTTTCCCGTCAGCAAAAAGAACGTACGATTCCAACAGGAGCTAAATTTGTCGTTTATTCTTTACTAATTGGCTTAATTACTGGTGCGCTGTCAGGAATGTTTGGAATTGGATCAACTCCATTTATCCAGCTTGGCCTTATGATGGTGTTAGGCTTGTCTATTCGCCAGTCGGCTGGAACGACTATGCTCGTTATTATTCCCATTGCCATCGGCGGAGGAATGGGCTATTATCAGCAGGGTTTTTTAGATATTCCGCTGTTGATCCAAGTAGTAGTCGGCACAATGGTCGGTTCATATATTGGAGCAAAGTTTACAAATCGCGTACCTGCTCCCGTATTAAAAACGTCCCTTGTAGCGCTGCCTATTTTCTCTAGCTTCCTACTTGTTATATAA
- a CDS encoding NAD(P)-dependent oxidoreductase, which produces MKIGVVGATGKAGSFIVKEALNRGHDVTAIVRDASKVEEKDVRTLEKDIFDITANDIEGFDAVVNAFGAPEGKEHLHVEAGQSLIHVFKQAPDVRLLVVGGAGSLFVDEEKTTRLADTPDFPKEYKATADNQTQNLKDLESTSDINWTFISPAAFFNPSGKRTDAYKTGKDHVILNSEGNSHVSYADYAIAVIDEIERGEHVNERFTVVSDAR; this is translated from the coding sequence ATGAAAATTGGAGTCGTAGGTGCTACAGGAAAAGCAGGAAGTTTTATCGTGAAAGAAGCTTTAAATCGGGGGCATGACGTAACGGCAATTGTACGTGATGCGAGCAAAGTAGAAGAAAAAGATGTTCGTACATTGGAAAAAGACATCTTTGATATTACGGCAAACGATATTGAAGGTTTCGATGCAGTAGTGAATGCGTTTGGAGCTCCTGAAGGAAAAGAACATTTGCATGTAGAAGCGGGGCAGTCGTTAATTCATGTATTTAAACAAGCTCCGGACGTTCGTCTTCTTGTTGTAGGAGGAGCAGGCAGTTTGTTTGTTGATGAAGAGAAAACGACGCGTCTAGCGGATACGCCTGATTTTCCAAAAGAATACAAAGCGACAGCTGACAATCAAACCCAAAATTTAAAAGACTTAGAAAGTACAAGCGATATTAATTGGACGTTTATTAGCCCAGCAGCATTTTTTAATCCTTCAGGAAAACGAACGGATGCTTATAAAACAGGGAAAGATCATGTTATTTTAAACTCAGAAGGAAACAGCCATGTCAGCTATGCTGATTATGCCATTGCAGTCATTGATGAAATTGAGCGAGGAGAGCATGTAAACGAACGCTTTACCGTTGTATCCGACGCTAGATAA
- a CDS encoding MgtC/SapB family protein: MTAAFISRLALSGLLGALVGLEREFRAKEAGFRTHFLVAVGSTLILLISKYGFSDVLHQDHMALDPSRVAAQVVSGIGFLGAGMIIIQKQHIRGLTTAAGVWATSGIGLTIGAGMYTVGISATILVLIGLEILNVMFTSLSTHSILIKFRAANQEDIYELLDKIERENIMISSYEIHRDHHQGELLYFVEIKGKAKKKGNKVELIKSIHSMAHVLFIEIE; the protein is encoded by the coding sequence ATGACCGCAGCTTTTATTAGTCGTCTAGCCCTATCAGGTCTGTTAGGAGCTTTGGTTGGATTAGAAAGAGAATTTAGAGCAAAAGAAGCGGGCTTTCGAACTCATTTTTTAGTTGCTGTCGGTAGCACGCTGATTCTGCTAATTTCAAAATATGGCTTTTCAGATGTGCTTCATCAAGATCATATGGCCCTTGATCCGAGCCGGGTTGCAGCACAAGTAGTAAGCGGTATTGGTTTTTTAGGAGCAGGTATGATTATTATTCAAAAGCAGCATATTAGAGGGCTTACAACAGCCGCAGGCGTATGGGCCACGTCGGGAATTGGTTTAACCATTGGGGCGGGTATGTATACAGTCGGCATTAGCGCAACTATATTAGTGCTGATTGGCTTAGAAATATTGAACGTAATGTTTACATCTCTTTCTACTCATTCCATTTTAATTAAGTTTCGTGCAGCAAATCAAGAGGATATTTATGAGCTGCTTGATAAGATTGAAAGAGAAAATATTATGATTTCATCTTACGAAATTCACCGAGATCATCATCAAGGTGAGCTGCTCTATTTTGTAGAGATAAAAGGAAAGGCAAAAAAGAAAGGGAATAAAGTAGAATTGATTAAATCCATTCACTCTATGGCTCACGTGTTATTTATTGAAATTGAATAA
- a CDS encoding class I SAM-dependent methyltransferase — protein MDKVIDYYSRFDEWGRLEREPIEFQVNWHFIKKHLPPSGHILDNGAGPGRYALKLAENGYELTLTDLTPHLVETAKEKALERQVYNAFRDFHVADARNLQCCLDEQFHAALMLGPMYHLQKKQDRIQAVRELYRVTKPGGTVFISFMPRVQHVISSLTSPERLKPNNTAKALHDFYESGCFDHAEEGRFTHAYYTKIEDVIPFLKEHGFQCVELIASNVASSVNSEEWTYWQKTSPEEMNSIVQLLIKHASSPHHLGLSSHLLYIGRKN, from the coding sequence GTGGATAAAGTTATCGATTATTACAGCAGGTTTGATGAGTGGGGGAGATTAGAACGCGAGCCTATTGAGTTTCAAGTAAACTGGCATTTTATAAAAAAACACCTTCCTCCTAGCGGACATATTTTAGATAACGGTGCCGGACCGGGAAGATATGCCTTAAAACTAGCAGAAAACGGCTACGAATTAACTCTAACTGATTTGACGCCTCATTTAGTTGAAACAGCTAAAGAAAAGGCTTTAGAACGGCAAGTATACAATGCATTTCGTGATTTTCACGTGGCAGATGCTCGGAACCTTCAATGTTGCCTGGATGAACAATTTCATGCGGCACTGATGCTTGGACCAATGTATCATTTGCAGAAGAAACAAGATCGCATTCAAGCTGTCCGAGAGCTGTATCGAGTCACAAAGCCAGGCGGAACTGTCTTTATTTCGTTTATGCCTCGTGTTCAGCACGTCATTTCTTCTTTAACGTCCCCGGAGCGTTTAAAACCAAACAACACGGCAAAAGCGCTTCATGATTTCTATGAATCTGGCTGTTTTGATCATGCCGAAGAAGGACGGTTTACTCACGCTTATTACACTAAAATTGAAGATGTTATTCCTTTTTTAAAGGAGCATGGCTTTCAATGCGTCGAGCTAATTGCCTCCAACGTCGCTTCATCCGTTAACTCAGAGGAATGGACGTACTGGCAGAAAACGTCTCCTGAAGAAATGAACAGCATCGTTCAGCTGCTTATTAAGCACGCATCGAGTCCTCATCACCTTGGACTGTCTTCTCATTTACTTTATATCGGGCGAAAAAATTAA
- a CDS encoding amino acid permease — MKKDNQGLQRTMTSRHIMMMALGGAIGAGLFKGSSSAIDMAGPSVIIAYLIGGIILLFIMQGLAEMAVRNSDARTFRDLVQSILGSYPAYFLDWIYWKMWVLNIAAEAVVAAIFIQYWLPDYPIWMLALGVSVIVTVINLLSVKAFAETEYWLALIKITVIVIFIIAGLLLLFVSFGHHTAAGFSNLSDHGGFFPKGPTGLITAMLVVIYSYGGTEIIGVTLAETKNPEKVVPKAVRSTLTRIIAFYLFPFFIIVSLIPWNEVNGVSQSPFVMVFKMIGIPGADHIMNAVILLAVISSMNSGLYGSSRILYTQAVDGRVPKIFSKLSVNKVPVYAILMCTSSLYVGVLISLFAGSKTFDYLMGSLGYTVLFIWLIIAIAHLKSRKVQPEASSSYSVKWFPYTTWAALIALSAILIGVICTTSVVITTITLAIYLFITATYIFKGRFYRSSAVKHAK, encoded by the coding sequence ATGAAGAAGGACAACCAAGGTTTGCAGCGAACAATGACTTCACGTCACATTATGATGATGGCGCTAGGTGGAGCCATTGGCGCTGGTTTATTTAAAGGAAGCAGCTCAGCTATTGATATGGCAGGACCATCAGTTATCATTGCTTATTTAATTGGCGGAATTATTTTACTATTCATTATGCAAGGTCTTGCTGAAATGGCGGTTCGAAACAGTGACGCACGAACGTTTCGTGATTTAGTTCAGTCGATTTTAGGAAGCTATCCCGCTTATTTTTTAGACTGGATTTACTGGAAAATGTGGGTGTTAAACATTGCCGCTGAAGCCGTTGTAGCAGCTATTTTTATTCAGTACTGGCTTCCTGATTATCCAATTTGGATGCTTGCTTTAGGCGTATCCGTTATTGTCACAGTTATTAACTTGCTTTCAGTTAAAGCATTTGCTGAAACGGAATACTGGTTAGCATTAATTAAAATTACGGTCATTGTAATCTTTATCATCGCTGGACTTCTGTTACTATTTGTATCATTTGGTCACCATACCGCAGCGGGTTTTTCAAATTTAAGCGATCACGGCGGTTTCTTTCCAAAAGGACCAACTGGGTTAATTACGGCGATGCTAGTTGTCATCTACTCTTACGGTGGAACTGAAATCATCGGGGTGACGCTAGCTGAAACAAAAAACCCTGAAAAAGTAGTACCAAAAGCCGTGCGCAGCACATTAACACGCATCATTGCTTTTTATCTGTTCCCGTTTTTTATCATCGTGAGCTTGATCCCTTGGAATGAAGTAAACGGCGTTTCTCAAAGTCCTTTTGTGATGGTATTTAAAATGATTGGAATTCCCGGAGCAGATCATATTATGAATGCTGTGATCTTGTTAGCCGTTATTTCTTCAATGAACTCAGGACTTTACGGTTCATCACGTATTTTGTATACCCAAGCAGTAGACGGTCGAGTGCCGAAGATATTTTCGAAACTTTCTGTTAACAAAGTTCCCGTCTATGCAATCTTAATGTGTACATCATCCCTTTATGTGGGCGTGTTGATTTCCTTATTTGCAGGAAGTAAAACATTTGATTATTTGATGGGATCCTTAGGATATACCGTGTTGTTTATTTGGTTGATTATTGCGATCGCACACTTAAAGTCCCGCAAAGTTCAGCCAGAAGCATCGAGCAGCTACTCTGTTAAATGGTTTCCTTATACGACGTGGGCTGCCCTAATTGCACTAAGCGCTATTTTAATTGGTGTTATCTGTACAACCTCCGTTGTTATTACGACTATTACACTAGCTATCTATTTATTTATTACAGCTACCTATATCTTTAAAGGCCGATTTTATCGATCATCAGCAGTCAAGCACGCTAAATAA